One part of the Melopsittacus undulatus isolate bMelUnd1 chromosome 17, bMelUnd1.mat.Z, whole genome shotgun sequence genome encodes these proteins:
- the LOC117437054 gene encoding feather keratin Cos2-3-like, which produces MSCYSPCVPCRPCGPTPLANSCNERCVRQCQSSTVVIEPPAVVVTLPGPILSSFPQNTVVGSSTSAAIGSILSCGGVPINSGCCDLSGISRRYGGRRYLL; this is translated from the coding sequence ATGTCCTGCTACAGCCCGTGTGTGCCCTGCCGGCCCTGCGGCCCGACcccgctggccaacagctgcaatgagcgctgtgtcaggcagtgccagagcTCCACCGTTGTCATCGAGCCTCCTGCTGTGGTGGTGACCCTGCCCggccccatcctcagctccttccctcagAACACCGTTGTGGGCTCCTCCACCTCTGCTGCCAttggcagcatcctcagctgtgGTGGAGTGCCCATCAACTCCGGGTGCTGTGACCTCTCTGGCATTTCCCGACGCTATGGTGGCAGGAGGTACCTCCTCTGA
- the LOC117437102 gene encoding uncharacterized protein has translation MRRCRAAALAGLAAVLLAGVSRAQIQQDPSVETTENIAISINCSHHNLPRTDFIHWYRQFPGRGPEFLVSAVQGSKQLQDPKGRLSVAADRRSNVLWLARPRLRDAAVYYCVQDHGEKNRGCGRAKTAAGGAGQGRAGRVCRGHWTVAAATARRRCCSARHRHWTRRGSFRAPAHAPAAAPESQSLGCCTAVFISCAGASGERRCSQAAEEQRFPSSSFAPPTEPFATALLSRGWLVAF, from the exons ATGCGGCGGTGCCGGGCGGCGGCGCTGGCGGGGCTGGCCGCGGTGCTCCTGG CAGGTGTAAGCAGAGCCCAGATTCAGCAGGACCCGTCGGTAGAGACCACCGAGAACATCGCCATCAGCATCAACTGCTCACACCACAACTTACCACGTACCGATTTCATCCATTGGTACCGTCAGTTCCCGGGCCGTGGGCCCGAATTCCTCGTGAGCGCTGTTCAAGGCTCCAAGCAGCTGCAGGACCCAAAGGGGCGGCTGTCGGTGGCGGCAGATCGCCGGTCCAACGTGCTGTGGCTCGCCCGGCCCCGGCTCCGGGACGCGGCGGTGTACTACTGCGTCCAAGACCACGGAGAGAAGAACCGGGGCTGCGGCCGAGCAAAAACCGCCGCGGgcggggcagggcagggcagggcagggcgtGTGTGTCGGGGGCACTGGACGGTGGCTGCCGCGACCGCGAGGCGGCGCTGCTGCTCCGCCCGGCACCGGCACTGGACCCGTCGAGGCTCCTTTCGTGCCCCGGCGCATGCCCCGGCCGCGGCTCCGGAGTCACAGTCGTTGGGCTGCTGCACGGCAGTGTTCATCTCCTGTGCTGGGGCATCGGGGGAGAGGCGCTGCTCCCAGGCAGCTGAGGAACAACgcttcccctcttcttcctttgctcccccaacaGAGCCGTTTGCAACAGCTCTGTTGTCTCGGGGCTGGCTGGTGGCTTTCTGA